The Endozoicomonas sp. 4G DNA segment GTTTGGGCATTACTGGCATTAACCGTGATTGACCTGGACACCCAACTGCTGCCAGACAGCATCACCCTGCCCCTGCTCTGGCTGGGCTTGCTGGCCAACAGTTTTGGGTTATTGATTCCTTTGCAGGATGCTGTGCTGGGTGCCGCTGCCGGTTACCTTTCACTTTGGTCTGTTTACTGGATCTTTAAACTGCTGACGGGCAAAGAAGGCATGGGCTACGGCGATTTTAAACTATTGGCTGCCCTCGGTGCCTGGCTGGGTTGGCAAATGCTGCCTCTGATTATTTTGCTGTCGTCACTGGTGGGAACCATTGTCGCGGTGGCGCTGATTATTCTGAAAAAGCAGGAACGGAGTCAGCCGGTTCCTTTTGGACCTTATCTGGCCGCCGCCGGTTTTATTGCCCTGTTTTGGGGAGAAACACTGGTCCAGTCTTATCTGCAGATTATGGGACTGTGAGCTGATGAGTAAGTTAGTTATTGGCGTAACAGGCGGTATTGGCAGTGGTAAAACGGCAGTCACCGACTACTTTTCCAGTCTCGGTATTACCGTGGTGGATGCCGACCAGGCAGCAAGAATCGTTGTCGAGCCCGGTCGGCCGGCTCTGCAAAAAATTGCCCAAAGGCATGGTCAGGATATTCTTACCGACGAAGGCACTCTGAATCGAAGCAAGCTCAGGGACATTATTTTTAATGACGACAACGAACGTGTATGGCTGGAACAGCTGCTGCATCCTCTGATTCGTAACCAGATTATTCAGGAACTGGCCGAGTCCGAGTCGCCCTACACCCTCATGGTTTCACCACTGCTGGTAGAAACCGATCAACATTTACTCACCCATCGCATTCTGGTGGTCGATGTCCCTGAAGAGATTCAGCTGGCAAGAACCATAAGCCGCGACGGCATGAGCAGAGCACAAGCCCGGACGATTATGGCCAAACAGGCTTCCCGGCAACAAAGGCTGGAGAGAGCTGACGACATCGTTGATAACAGCGGCTCTCTGGAGCAGCTGTTTCAACAACTGGATAAGATTCATCAGACTTATCTGGATTTGGCCAGCCTATAAGCCCCAGACTGTCAAATGCCCGGACGCCAACCATTGGTGATCGGGTAACGGCGGTCACGTCCAAAACCACGGGGAGTGATGCGAACCCCTACCACCGCCTGGCGACGTTTGAACTCATTCACATCGATCAGACGCAGTACCCGATAAACAGTCTCGCGGTCAAAACCAGACTCGATAATGGCTTCGGCGCTTCTATCTTCTTCCACGTACATTTCGATCATTCGATCCAGTTCCGCGTAGGGAGGCAGGCTGTCTTCATCCACCTGATCCGGTGCCAGCTCGGCAGAAGGTGGACGATCAATCACCCGTTGCGGAATCACATAGCCCAGCGAGTTACGGTACTCGGATAACTCAAACACCAGTGTCTTTGGTACATCTTTCAGGGCATTGTAACCGCCGCACATATCGCCATAGAGCGTGGCATAGCCCACGGCCATTTCACTCTTGTTGCCAGTGGTCAGGACCATATAACCTTTTTTGTTGGAAATGGCCATCAGCATGACGCCCCGGCAACGGGACTGAAGGTTTTCTTCCGTGGTGCCTTTTTGGGTATTCTCAAACTGAGCACTCAGCGTTGCCATAAACGCATCAAACATCGGTTCAATGGGCATGACGGAATAATCAACACCGAGAATATCGGCTTCTTCCCGGGCATCTTCCAGACTCATGTTTGAGGTATAGCGAAAAGGCATCATAACCGCCTGCACTCGCTCAGCACCCAGAGCGTCGGTGGCAATGGCCAGAGTCAAGGCAGAATCAATGCCACCGGATAAACCTAACACAACCCCTTTAAAGCCATTTTTATTCACGTAGTCACGAACCCCCATGACCAGAGCCTGGTAGACGCGTTCATGCAAGTCAGGCAGCTCTGCCACATCTTCCTGTTCAAACGCTTTATCCGCTATATCAAAACGGGTTTTATAGAGACCTTCGGCAAAGTAATCGGCCCTGACAGCGACCTGTCCATTGCCGTTCATAGCAAACGAGCCACCGTCAAACACCAGCTCATCCTGACCACCCAGCAGGTTGACATAAACAACAGGAAGCCCCGTTTCCAGGCAACGGTCGCGAATAGTTTGGTAACGGATCGATTGTTTATCTTTATGAAAGGGAGAAGCATTGAGGCTCAAAATCAGGTCTGCCCGGGCATCCGCAGCCTGCTGAGCCGCTGAGGGATACCAGAGGTCTTCACAGACAGTCAGCGCCAGCTTGACCCCTTTACACTCAAAAACACAGGGTTTCTGTCCCGGCATGAAGTAGCGTTTCTCATCGAAGACCTGATAGTTAGGCAGATGCTGTTTGGCGTAGCGGGCCACCACCTGACCGTCTCTCAATACCACGGCCTGATTTTCCAGACCGTGAGCGCCTACGGCGGGCAGCCCAATCACCAGGTCAATGCCTTTCACCACACTGAGTTTGCTGATGGCCTGCTCAATTCTGAGCACCATACTGGGTCTGAGTAACAGATCCTCAGGTGGATACCCGCAAAGTGTCAATTCAGGAAAAACCACCAGATCAGCCTGATGCTGATCACGGGCTTCTTCAGCCGATTCGATTACCCGGTGGGTGTTGCCGTCGATATCGCCCACCTTGAGGTTAAGCTGGGCCATGACGATATTGAGCTTTGCTGACATTGAAAAGCCTGATGTCTTAATTTTGTTCAATCTGAAAGCGGGCTATTTTCAACGATGTTGCAGTCGGAGTAAAACCAAATTGATGAATGATGATGGGAAGGCGGCATCAGCCACTAAAAATCCCCCCCAAAATCAAAGTCCATATGTTCTGCTGGCTCCTGAAGGAAGTCGCCCTGGATGAAATCAACCCCGGTATGCCACAGCGGGGCCATCTCAACAGCACTCTGAACCTGGGGAACAATGACCTTCTGCCCCTTTTCCGACAGAGCAAGCACCATTTTTTTGAGCTCTTCTCCCTGATTTTCGCTAGTCAGATCTTTAGTGAAAGAGGGATCAACCTTGACGTAATCCACGATCATCGGGGCAATGGTTTCCATAGGGTGTAAACTGCAACCAAACTCACTCACCCCAGTACTGCAACCCAGCGCCTTGACCGCCTTGAAAAAGTCCGGTGCCTGCTTATTGAAGCGGACAATATTCTGCTCACTGATTTCCACCACCACCGACGAAGCAGGAATGCCTGCCGCCTTAAAGGCAACCCCCATCCAGGGCAGAAACTCTTTCTCCAGAATGGCGTTACCGCCGAGGTGCATGAAGAGTCGGATGCTGTCCTTGCTGCGGGTTTTGTTCAGAAGCGCTTTTGCTGCTTCTATCACCTGCCAGCGATCGACTTTGCTCCAGAGTGTATTCTTGTCCAGTTTGTTTCGGAATGTCACTGAGTCATGTTCACGACCTCTGGCATCCACCATACGCAATTGAGCTTCAAAGTGTTTTTCAGAAGAACCTTTCAGACTGACCACGGGCTGGTATTTCAATTTGAAATTGTCATTTTTCAACGCCTGACTGATCATTCCAGCCAGGTGCTTCTCAACAGAACTGACGGTATTAACCTTGCGTTTCTGGTAGAAGCACAGCTTTCCACCACCTTCATTTTGTGCCTGGGTAGCAGCATGACGGGCTCTGACCAGCTGAGTATTAAGATCACTGTTAGTATCGGTCAGGATGACACTCCCCAGACTGAGCTTGATGGGTAGCTTGTTGCTGCCCAGTGTCACCGTCTCCCCGGTCACCCCTTTAATGACTTGATCCGCCAGGTCCTGCACGGCCTTTTCATCACCGGCCTTCACCAGTGCCATAATACAATCGCCGCCCCAACTGGCGGCCTGATGCTCAATCAATTCCAACCCAAGGCGTGAGCTGACCGCTTTATAATAAGGCTGGCTGACTCTTTTACCTGCTTTGGCATGAAGCGCCCGCAGTGAATCGAGGGTAATACAAAGCAAGGCAAACTGGTCTTTACCGGCAATGACTCTCTGCATGGCAACGTCCAGCTGCTCTTTGAAAGCTTCTTTACTATAGAGATGGGTTTCGCTGTCAGGACGGGCCACTTCAACGTCTTTCTGCTCAGTTTCCCGGAGCCTCACCAAAAGGCTCAGGGTATAGCGCCCCTCAAAGGAAGTGGGACTGACGGTAGCCCTGACAGGCACCTCATTATCCTGATCAGCCAGCAACGAACATTGAATCGCGGCCAGGGCACGGCCACTGTTTTCGGTATTGTTCAGGAAGTCACCCACATCCCTGCGATCTTTTCTCGCTACCAGGTCCGTAAAAGGTTTACCCACAAGGCTGGCGCTTCCGGCAACCCCCAGAAGCTCATTAAATGCCGGGTTTGAGTATTTCACCCCTCCGCCACTGATATAGACGATGGCATCCACCTGGTCATCCAGCAGATGACGCCTCTGTTTCTCTGACTCATTCAGGGCAACACTCATGCGCCGGTGGTGACGACGGGTATTAAGGTCGGCAATTTCCCGATCAGAGGTCAGCAGCAGCAGTTCATCGCTGTCCGGGGTAATGACACTTCGCACCCCCAGCTTGAGCCACTCCAACGGTTCTTCTTCCTGTTGTTCCGACAACACGATGGAAGGAATATCCCTGCCCTGCTGGTCAACCCGACCAAGCACCGAACTGATGGTTAATCCTTCTGGCAGCTCAGCTGAAGAGATAATCATTAAATCCCATTTCTGATGGCCGGACAAAGCGTCTTCCAGACTTTCCATAGAGTTGACATGATGAGCACGGGTCGGGTATCCGGCATCCCGATAGACAGTCAGCAGTGCCTCAGCTTCTTCAGAGGAGGCATCCACTATCAGCAGCCGGACCGTATCCCTGTTTTCCTGCTCCATGGTATTGACCCGATTCAACAAGACTTTAAGGCTTATCTCATTGTTATAACTGCCACAGGCCTGAAATCATTAGCCCCTGTCAAAAACCCACCTCTGTTTTTATCTGATTGACCGCTTTGTTAATAATTTTACTGGTTCTCTGACCCTCTGATCAGGTTATAACAATGCACTTCTAAACTGATCAGATCAGTACTAAAAACCGGTCAGATGTCATGGGGCAATCAAACCGCCTTGAGCCCAACAGCCTTGAGCCCAAAAGAATAAAGGAACAAGGATTTACATTAATTGAACTGATGATCACTCTGTTGATCGCTGCGATTATTGTTGCCATGGGATTGCCACAGCTGAGAGAAATGTCTAACTCCATTCGTTTCTCAAACATTCAACAAAACCTGCTTTCAAACCTGCTTTACGCCCGCAGCGAAGCCGTTAAGACCGGGACTAATAACATCGCCTGTGCATCCACTGACGGGGCTACCTGCTCAGTAACTCCAACCCTGTGGAGTCAAGGCTGGATCATTTTCACCGATGAAAACAGTAACGGCGCATTTGATTCAGGAATTGATACCTTGAAACGATCCCAGACAACAGACTCTATTGCCTCAATCACCTGGAGTAACAGCACTCCAATCGTGTTTCAGGGAGATGGCACCGTCAACAACACCAGTTCAGGCACCTTCCTTATCTGTGACAATCTAACAACATCGAAGATCGCCAAAGGCGTCACCATTAACCTGTCTGGTCGGGTTCGCTCAACTGACTCGGTGGTTTGCCCATGAGTTCAAGGCACTGCCAGGCGGGTATGACCCTGCTGGAAATTCTGATCACCGTCATCATTCTGGCTTCTGGCCTTTTGGGTATGGCCGCCTTGCAAACCCGAAGCATCAGTTACAACAACATTGCCTACCTCAACTCCCTGTCCAACATCCTTGCCTACGACATGCTCGACAGGATCAGGGCCAACCCGGTCTATGCCCTTAATGGAGCCGGTTATTCTGCCAGTGTCGGCAATGTGCCTGCGACCTATCCCGATGATTGCGACACAGCCGATTGTACACCCGCTGAGCTGGCCGTTTACGACATAGCACAATGGAAGTTCATCCTGAACGCCCAGCTCCCCGATTCAGATGGTTCAATCGTTAAAACCGATACCCCGGAAGGTCGCAACTACACCATCACGGTTTTCTTTGACGACAGCAAAGGCCAGCAGTCACGCCGTCAGGTGATTCTCAGGAGCACGCTATAAACCATGAACAGCCCCAGGCAAAAAGGACTCAGCCTGATTGAACTGATGATTTCGATGTTATTGGGTATTTTCATCATTATCTCAGTCACCCAGATCTTTCTTAGCAGCAATAACTCCAATCGCTTGAACTTTCAGTTGGGGCTGATGCAGGAAGCGGCCCGAATTGCTGTCAGCTCCATATCCAATGACGTCCGTGTCGCTGGCTACACAGGCTGTAATACCGATGCGTCAATCGGTAACGCTCTGCTGCAAAACAGTGCTACCCATGAATGGCTCACCGCTGAACAACCGATACAGGGAATGAACCTTGCCAACACCCAGTCAAAGATGGACGCTCAGGCCAGTTCAGAAAGCCTGTTGGTCTTCAAGGTTAATCCCGACCGTGTTTTCGCCATCACCAACCATGACACCACCAGATCCACCCTGACACTGGATCGCAACATCGGTTCGACCCTGTCGGTGGGTGGTGCCGCAGCCATCACCCGCCAGGACTGCTCTCAGGTAGCCCTGATAGCCCTGAGTTCCATCAGCGGCAGCACCATCACCCATACCACCAGCGGTGGCGGCGATTTCAGAAATTGTGTCAGTCAACTCAAGGGCAGCTTTCGTTGTTATGACGGCTCGACGCCTTCGGGCGCGCTGTCATTTAATCCGGGTTACCTGAAGCCACTGGCGTCGGTGGGCTATTTTGTAAAACTGGATAACGGTTTGCCGACCCTGTTCCGAAAAGAAGCTGGCAATTCTGCCGCACAGGCTATTGTGGACGGTATTGAGGACATTCGAATTCATTACGGTCTGGATACGGATAACGATGGCGTGACTAACCGCTATATCAGTGCCGGTGATCGTAGTTTTCGCCATGCTGACTGGCTACAGACCACTTCTATCCGAATTCATCTGCTGACCCGCAGTGAAAGGGAAATTCTTCCCGTTCCGGCACCTCCACCTGCGCCGCCAAGAAGCTATCTTTTCAATGGTAACCAGGTCACCCAGTCGGATCGTTTCTTGCGCAAGGAATATGTCATGACCATGGCCCTGCGAAACAGAGGATGAACATGAGCCGTATCAGAAGACACCATGATGAAAACGGGAGCGCCCTGCTCTACACCATGATATTTTTTACCCTCATGGTGATAGCAACCCTGACGGCGGTTCAATTCTCAAGCCTTGAGCAAAGAATGTCAGCCAGCTACCGGACTCATCAGACCGCTTTTATCGCTGCCGAAACCGCACTGCTGGAAGCCGAACGCTGTATCAAAAACCAGAGCAGTTGCAACAATATCAACACGTTCGCCAGCGATTGCAGTAATGGCCTGTGCTTCAGTGGCTCTGACCGTAACAGTATTATCAGCTGTCGGGCCGGGAATGCCAGCCCCTGGGAAAATGCCGCCCTCTGGGCCGATGCCAGTAAAACCATTGTTGCCACCAGTGTGCCTTCAGGCACCTCAGCCCGCTATATAGTGGAATTCCTCTGCTACATTCCAAGAGTCTTGTTTGGAGTCACCCCCAACCCTGCCAACCCTTCCGACTGGTCAAAGCTTTACCGTGTAACCGTGCTTTCTGCGGTCGATAACCCCAATAGTCAGGTTATGTTGCAGTCCACCTACAAACGGTGAACCAGAAGAAAAAGGATTTCACAGTGCTCGTGTTAATGCTCGTGATAAAAGGGATCAGTCCGTCTGCGCTTTTTGCAGCCAGCAAACAGTCTTCACCTCTGCTTTGGCTGAAAAGCGGTTTATTCTCACTCTTGCTCCAGCCTCTTTTCCTGCAGCAGGCCATCGCAGCCGCCTCGGACTATGCTGCAACGCCCAACCAGGGCAGCACCTTTTCACCGCCTCTGGTTATGCTGGCGATGCCAGTGGATCAACAGCTCTTTCAAAGAGCTTATTCAGACTACACCGATCTCGATGACGATGGCCTGATCGATTCAACTTACAAGGACGACTTTGATTACATCGGTTACTTTGACAGTAACTGGTGCTACGCATACAGCAGCTCGGACAAGATGTACCAACCCGTATTGCCAGCTACGGGTAGCAATCAACATTTCTGCCAGGACGCCTCAGCCCCATGGAGTGGTAACTTTATGAACTGGGTGTCCATGTCCAGAATGGAAATACTGAGAGTCATTCTCTACGGTGGACATCGGTCAACTGACTCTGCCACACAGACAGTACTTAGAAGGTCTTCCCTCTCTACAAACCTCAGTGGTGCTTTTGCCAAAGTTTATTCCGGTGCAGACATTGATAAATACACTCCGTATTCATCGCCGACTTCTTTTTGCAGTCTCTGGGCTGGAGCACCGTCACTGAGAATCGCAGCGGGTCAGTTTCCTCGCTGGGCCACTACAGAAATCAACCAATGTCAGTGGGGAAATGCATTCAGTCCTGCCAGAAGTGCTGAACTGGCTACTCACACGGTCGAGATAGAAGCTTGTGTCCCGAGCAAAGATGGCAATAATACCGAGCGTTGCAAACAGTACTCCAGCGGTGTTCCCAAGCCCGTTGGCCTGCTCCAAGGCTATGGCGAAGAAAATCAGATTCAATTTGGTCTTATTACCGGAAGTTATGGCCGCAACAGCTCAGGTGGTCTGTTGCGGCGCAATATCAGACAATTTGCAGGTAATACCGATCCAAATGAGGATGAGATCAATCTATCCAATGGCACCTTTAATACCAGTGTTCAGGGTATTATTCACAATATCGATGCCATTGGTTTGACCGCATGGCGTAACCCGATTTCAGAAATTTATCTTGAGGCCATCAGGTATTTCTCGGGAAGCAACGCAGGTTCTTCTGACTTCAGCACCTCAGACGCCGGACGGGGCATGACCAACGAAGCCTGGGTGACACCCATGACTCAGGCCAATGACTGCGCCAGCTGTGCCATCATTCTTATATCCAGTGGCACCAATGTGTATGACCTGGATGATTTAGACAATAGCATCTCTGATGTCACAGGCATGAGCAATATCAATGATCTGATTAACATAACCGACGATCTCGGTGACATTGAATACAATGGCAACCTCTCAGGTAATTATTATTACGGTGGCAGTAACAACCTTTGCACAGCAAAGTCCCTGTCTAATCTTTCAGATGCCGTCGGTATCTGCCCTGAAGCTCCGAACAAAGAAGGGGGTTACGCAGTTTCGGGTCTGGCTTATCACGCTCAAACAACGGACCTGAGAACCGATCTTGATGGTATCCAGAATATTAAGACCTATACCATTCAACTGGCTGACAGCCTTCCCTCCCTTAGCGCCAGTGTCAACAACAGGACCGTCAGCTTCCAACCGATCAGTTCCAGCGGCTCTTTCCGTGACCTTGTGGTTGATGAGCAGACGGCAGACGGCAAAAAAGGAAAATACACGTTTATCTGGGAAGATTGCCAGGAAGGCTGTGACAATGATTATGACGCCAGTTCCAGTATTGAATATTGCCTTGACAGTGCCTGTACACCCGCCATCACCGGCACTCAGATCAAGGTCACGTCCCGTTTCGAAGGGAAGTTTTCTAACGGAGGTTACACTTTTTCCCACAGTATTTTTGGTACCAATAATGATGGTATAGCGTCACCCTACGCCTTTGGCCCCGGTGGTGGAGCAGCCCAGGGTCCCGGAACGCCAGAGCCTCACACCTATGTGGCGACTGGCACGGCGTCGGGTATTTTGCCCAAGCCACTGAGGCTGGCAGCAAAATATGGAGGCTTCAACGACCTGGATAATGACGGTACACCCAATCATGATGCCAATGGTGATGGAGTGCCTGACAATGATTCCAGAGAGTGGGATATCAGAAATAACGCAACAGGTGAACTGGGCGCCGACAATATTCCCGACAATTTTTTTCTGGCGAGCAATCCATCTTTGTTACGAACCCAGCTGGAGCTGGTTTTTAAGGACATCGCCAGCCGTATATCTTCCGGTGCCAGTGCTGCGCTGGTTTCTAACAGTGCCAGCGGTGCAGGCTCGGCTATTCAGGGGCTATTCCGCCCCAAAATAACGGTCAATAACCTTGAAATCAGTTGGGTTGGACTGCTGCACAGTTTATTTGTTGATACCAGAGGTCACTTCCGGGAAGACTCCAATGGTAACCGGACGCTGGATGACTATTCGACTGACCGGGTTGTGACCTTGTCTTTTGACCCCATCAGAAATTCTACTGTTATTCAACGTTATACCTCTTCTGATAACGGTGTAACACTGACGCCTGATGGCGGTACCGCGGATTTGACTTCACTGAAACCTGTCTGGGATGCTCGTGAACGTTTGACGGAAATCAACAATATTACCAATCAAAGAAACTATACGGCGCTGACCAACACTGGCCGTCATATCCTGACCTGGCTGGATGCCAATAATAATGGCCGTGTCGATGCCGGTGAGGAACAGCCTTTTGTCTCTGCCACCTTCACAGGCAGCAACGGTGACTATTTGGGTGTGAACGCATCGGAATCGGATAAGCTGGTTAAATTCATTCGTGGCGAAGACCAAACAGGTTATCGCTCCCGCTCTGTGGATATCGACAATGATGGCGACCTGGAAGTATGGCGCCTGGGCGACATCATTCAGTCCAATCCCGTCGCCGTGTCGAAACCGGAAGGGTATTACTCTGACAGCAAACCTTTTAACAGCAACGACTCAACCTTTATCGACTTTCAGAAACACTACGAAAACCGTCGTCAGGTCGTGTATCTGGGTGCCAACGATGGCATGATCCATGCTTTCAATGCCGGTTTCTGGGACAAAGACAATCAGCGCTTTGACCTGAATCATGATCCCTCAGAAACTCAGCACCCCCTGGGAGGAGAACTCTGGGCATACACACCGATGAATTTATTGCCCCATCTTCGCTGGCTGTCAGAACCGGATTATCCCCATGTTTATTACATGGATGGCGAACCTTTGATTTTTGATGCCAATATTTTCACCCCGGATGTTGATCACCCCAAAGGTTGGGGAACCGTACTGCTCATGGGAATGCGGCTGGGCGGTGGGCCGATTGACGCTTCAGTCAATGGTGTGACCCGGACCATGCGTTCTGCCTACGTCATGCTGGATATTACTAATCCGGAAAAGCCTCCCAAACTGATGGCAGAAATTACTCATCCGGAGCTGGGCTTTACCACAGGCCGACCCGTGGTGATACAACGGCGAAAACCCAATGCTTCCGGAGACTATAATTTCCCCACCGAAAACAACTGGTATCTGGCCTTTGGCTCAGGTCCGACGGGCACAGGGCCCAGCGGTATACGACAAGCTCTGGGTGATGCTACCAGCGACCAGAATATGAAAGTGTTTGTCTATGACCTGAAGAACAAAAACTTTCTCAGCGCTTTTAACCCGATGGACAGTGGTATCGCACAGGCTTATGCCGGCAACATGGCCACCGTGGACTGGGATCAGGATTACTATGACGATGCGATCTACTTTGGCAGTGTAGAAACCGCAGGCAATCTCAGTGGCGAACTGCTAAGGATCAACCTGGCAGACCCACTGGCTGCTAATTGGACACTGGGTACCTTAACCCGCCCACAGCGCCCTGTTACCGCCCGCCCTACGGCAGTGACCAACAGCGATAATGAGCGCTGGGTGTTTGTCGGTACGGGTCGTGAGTTGACCCGGACAGACAGTCAGGATACTCAGCAGGAATTCTTTTTTGGCGTAAAAGAGCCCAGGATCGGTGATGTGTTCTCTTATGGCTCAGTGCCTTTTGCCAGCCTGATTGATACCACGGATATTCAAGTGGAAGCCGATGGTGACCTGAAATCCGGCTTTACCGTATCACCGGGTACGACAGTGAGTAACTTTGAGTCCCTGCGCAACACCCTGACCACCGAAGCCGGTTGGAAAAACCGACTGATCCATGACGGCAAAGATCCCAGCGGTAAAAGTGTTAGCTCGCCGGCCAATGCTTTTGCCCTGCTGCTGTTCACCGAATACCAACCACCTGCTGATCAGTGTCTGGTGGATGGCACCAGCTTTCTGAATGCTTTGCACTATCAAACCGGCACGGCAATACCCGCCAGTATCCAGCAAGTGCTGACTCCGGGTGGTTTCACTGACGATACGGTATCGGAAAAGAAAATCAGCCTGGGGGCAGGTCTGGCACCGGCTCCGGTAGTCCACCAGGGTATTGATGGCAAAACCAGCATTATTATTCAGGGCGGTGCCGGTAATATTTCCAGCACCAATCTGGAATACACACTGACAGATGATGGCCGACAATCCTGGCGACAGATATTTAATATCCCCAAGTAGGAAGGCTATCGTTTTGGGCTTTAAGGCTTTAAGGCTTTAAGGCTTTAAGGCTTTAATGCGTAATAATTTTAAGGAGCTGAGTTATGGATAACGAGCCAGTGTCTACTAAAGGCAATGGATTCACCCTGATCGAGCTGATGATCGTCGTTGCTATCATCGGCATTATTGTCGCTGTTGCGATTCCATCCTATCAGCAATATGTTTTTGAAAGTCGCAGGACGGATGCCCATGTCGCCCTGACAACAGCAGCTGCAGAACAGGAAAAGTTCTACACCTACGACAATGCTTACACCACTGATATCAACAATCTTGGTGGCGCTACTTCTCCGGATGGGCATTACACCATCGCCGTAACGGCCACCAACACCACTTATACCCTGACAGCCACAGCGACCAGCAGCAGCAACCAATTTGAAGATACTGACTGTCGAACCATCACCTTAAATCAACTTGGGGTCAAAGCTGGTTTTAACAGTGCCGGAACAGCGTCTACAGAATGTTGGTAAGCAGGACAGAACTATTGCCAGGCG contains these protein-coding regions:
- a CDS encoding type IV pilin protein, translated to MDNEPVSTKGNGFTLIELMIVVAIIGIIVAVAIPSYQQYVFESRRTDAHVALTTAAAEQEKFYTYDNAYTTDINNLGGATSPDGHYTIAVTATNTTYTLTATATSSSNQFEDTDCRTITLNQLGVKAGFNSAGTASTECW
- a CDS encoding PilC/PilY family type IV pilus protein, with product MLVIKGISPSALFAASKQSSPLLWLKSGLFSLLLQPLFLQQAIAAASDYAATPNQGSTFSPPLVMLAMPVDQQLFQRAYSDYTDLDDDGLIDSTYKDDFDYIGYFDSNWCYAYSSSDKMYQPVLPATGSNQHFCQDASAPWSGNFMNWVSMSRMEILRVILYGGHRSTDSATQTVLRRSSLSTNLSGAFAKVYSGADIDKYTPYSSPTSFCSLWAGAPSLRIAAGQFPRWATTEINQCQWGNAFSPARSAELATHTVEIEACVPSKDGNNTERCKQYSSGVPKPVGLLQGYGEENQIQFGLITGSYGRNSSGGLLRRNIRQFAGNTDPNEDEINLSNGTFNTSVQGIIHNIDAIGLTAWRNPISEIYLEAIRYFSGSNAGSSDFSTSDAGRGMTNEAWVTPMTQANDCASCAIILISSGTNVYDLDDLDNSISDVTGMSNINDLINITDDLGDIEYNGNLSGNYYYGGSNNLCTAKSLSNLSDAVGICPEAPNKEGGYAVSGLAYHAQTTDLRTDLDGIQNIKTYTIQLADSLPSLSASVNNRTVSFQPISSSGSFRDLVVDEQTADGKKGKYTFIWEDCQEGCDNDYDASSSIEYCLDSACTPAITGTQIKVTSRFEGKFSNGGYTFSHSIFGTNNDGIASPYAFGPGGGAAQGPGTPEPHTYVATGTASGILPKPLRLAAKYGGFNDLDNDGTPNHDANGDGVPDNDSREWDIRNNATGELGADNIPDNFFLASNPSLLRTQLELVFKDIASRISSGASAALVSNSASGAGSAIQGLFRPKITVNNLEISWVGLLHSLFVDTRGHFREDSNGNRTLDDYSTDRVVTLSFDPIRNSTVIQRYTSSDNGVTLTPDGGTADLTSLKPVWDARERLTEINNITNQRNYTALTNTGRHILTWLDANNNGRVDAGEEQPFVSATFTGSNGDYLGVNASESDKLVKFIRGEDQTGYRSRSVDIDNDGDLEVWRLGDIIQSNPVAVSKPEGYYSDSKPFNSNDSTFIDFQKHYENRRQVVYLGANDGMIHAFNAGFWDKDNQRFDLNHDPSETQHPLGGELWAYTPMNLLPHLRWLSEPDYPHVYYMDGEPLIFDANIFTPDVDHPKGWGTVLLMGMRLGGGPIDASVNGVTRTMRSAYVMLDITNPEKPPKLMAEITHPELGFTTGRPVVIQRRKPNASGDYNFPTENNWYLAFGSGPTGTGPSGIRQALGDATSDQNMKVFVYDLKNKNFLSAFNPMDSGIAQAYAGNMATVDWDQDYYDDAIYFGSVETAGNLSGELLRINLADPLAANWTLGTLTRPQRPVTARPTAVTNSDNERWVFVGTGRELTRTDSQDTQQEFFFGVKEPRIGDVFSYGSVPFASLIDTTDIQVEADGDLKSGFTVSPGTTVSNFESLRNTLTTEAGWKNRLIHDGKDPSGKSVSSPANAFALLLFTEYQPPADQCLVDGTSFLNALHYQTGTAIPASIQQVLTPGGFTDDTVSEKKISLGAGLAPAPVVHQGIDGKTSIIIQGGAGNISSTNLEYTLTDDGRQSWRQIFNIPK